Proteins encoded by one window of Cellvibrio sp. KY-GH-1:
- a CDS encoding serine hydrolase, giving the protein MTRKFLTGLMCALLVSPSLPAMANGEKRVTVPIALPFQQQAAASSAPASFAPAQPLQTSPFTQTLAASSAARVDAVPAQVVAPQVQTQGPAQSFVSSQAATQGLVVASSPLASSSPLTTSAPSAVATRSAANAPVTSAEAELPVAPEESPQSVEDIPLITTAPVNAPRYPAGHAEAFVAEFEDYVAKKVAPFVPGVAIVVVSGGQVKSLQGYGVRRAGTREKVTPDTVFRLASLSKSFAATAASALVNEGKISWDTTVTSLLPDVTFKNVRYGKQLTFRNILSQASGLPRHTYSHFIDENMSYAEIVKRLRYVNFVCPPGKCFAYQNVSFSLAGEMIKKKSGMSFEKYAAQHIFTPLGMRSASYGLASYNASPNRAAPHINNGSRWIPTAVTANWYRVAPAAGVNASITDMSRYLLGQMGKRPDALPLAVLNPIQSRVTKNTPAQNYYGVRKAVANTAYGMGWRVFDYGRHKNFIHHGGHVKGFRTEMVFNRDLQIGMVFLTNSESRFAKDIIFKFLDMYERSHQPQAKTKKK; this is encoded by the coding sequence ATGACAAGAAAATTCCTGACGGGCCTGATGTGCGCTCTGCTTGTTTCCCCCTCCCTACCGGCGATGGCCAATGGTGAGAAACGCGTAACCGTACCTATTGCCCTGCCGTTCCAGCAGCAGGCGGCTGCCAGCAGTGCCCCGGCGTCATTCGCGCCGGCGCAGCCGCTGCAAACCTCCCCTTTTACCCAAACTCTGGCGGCTTCCTCGGCGGCCCGGGTTGACGCAGTTCCTGCACAGGTTGTCGCGCCTCAGGTGCAAACCCAAGGTCCGGCACAGTCGTTTGTCAGCTCCCAGGCTGCCACCCAGGGACTCGTTGTCGCCTCTTCGCCCCTTGCCAGTTCTTCGCCCCTTACCACTTCTGCCCCCTCCGCTGTAGCAACCAGGTCTGCAGCTAACGCGCCGGTTACATCGGCCGAGGCTGAGTTGCCGGTTGCGCCGGAGGAGTCGCCACAATCGGTGGAGGATATTCCGCTCATTACCACCGCCCCGGTCAATGCACCGCGCTATCCCGCGGGCCATGCGGAGGCGTTTGTGGCTGAGTTTGAAGATTACGTGGCTAAAAAAGTGGCACCTTTTGTGCCTGGTGTGGCCATTGTGGTGGTATCGGGCGGGCAGGTGAAATCCTTGCAGGGTTATGGCGTGCGCCGCGCTGGAACCCGTGAAAAGGTTACACCGGATACCGTGTTCCGCCTCGCCTCCCTATCCAAATCCTTCGCGGCGACGGCGGCGAGTGCCTTGGTCAATGAGGGCAAAATCAGCTGGGATACCACTGTCACATCGCTGCTTCCTGACGTCACGTTTAAAAACGTGCGCTATGGCAAACAGCTGACGTTCCGCAATATTTTGTCCCAGGCCTCCGGCTTGCCGCGCCACACCTACAGCCATTTTATCGACGAGAACATGAGCTACGCCGAGATAGTCAAACGCTTGCGCTACGTGAATTTTGTCTGCCCGCCGGGTAAGTGTTTTGCGTACCAGAATGTCAGTTTCAGTCTGGCGGGTGAGATGATCAAAAAGAAATCGGGGATGAGTTTTGAGAAGTATGCGGCGCAGCATATTTTTACCCCGCTTGGGATGCGCTCTGCCTCATACGGTCTCGCTAGCTATAACGCCTCACCTAATCGCGCGGCGCCCCACATCAACAACGGCAGCCGCTGGATTCCGACCGCCGTCACCGCCAATTGGTACAGGGTGGCACCGGCAGCGGGCGTAAATGCCAGCATCACCGATATGTCCAGATATCTACTCGGTCAAATGGGCAAGCGACCAGACGCCTTGCCGCTGGCGGTACTCAACCCCATTCAATCGCGTGTTACTAAAAATACCCCGGCGCAAAACTATTACGGCGTGCGCAAAGCGGTGGCCAACACTGCCTATGGCATGGGTTGGCGGGTGTTTGACTACGGACGCCACAAAAATTTCATCCACCACGGTGGCCATGTGAAGGGCTTTCGCACCGAGATGGTGTTCAACCGCGACCTGCAAATCGGCATGGTGTTTTTAACCAATTCCGAAAGCCGCTTTGCCAAGGACATCATTTTTAAATTCCTCGATATGTACGAGCGCAGCCATCAACCACAAGCCAAGACGAAGAAGAAATAG
- a CDS encoding CPBP family intramembrane glutamic endopeptidase, producing the protein MKLADLHPRQILVALDQIDAAAPSWQMPRPQALRRVVAVLATVSVSLLILHYAKFATNLQGLLQWLGEWRGTSYLQQLEASGWLELAGYLWWTGCHLFTFILLPWLVIRWVFKERMHDFGWRWNQVGEHWRGYLLLLSPILVFVVLVSQGEDFVHHYPFYRSAGRSWLDLLLWELLYLSQFVFLEFFFRGFMLNALRPALGANAIWVMCVPYMMIHFPKLWLEATGAILFGLFLGILALKSRSIWGGVLVHAGVALSMDVAALLKKGQVPGSFFPF; encoded by the coding sequence ATGAAGCTTGCCGATTTGCATCCGCGCCAGATACTTGTTGCGCTCGATCAAATCGACGCTGCGGCCCCGTCTTGGCAGATGCCGCGCCCGCAGGCATTGCGGCGTGTAGTGGCAGTTCTGGCCACTGTGTCAGTAAGTTTGCTGATTCTCCACTACGCCAAATTTGCGACCAATCTGCAGGGGCTGTTGCAGTGGCTGGGTGAGTGGCGCGGTACCTCCTATTTACAACAACTGGAAGCATCTGGCTGGTTAGAGCTAGCGGGTTATCTGTGGTGGACTGGCTGCCACCTGTTTACCTTTATCCTGCTACCTTGGCTGGTTATTCGTTGGGTGTTCAAGGAGCGGATGCACGATTTCGGATGGCGCTGGAATCAGGTCGGAGAGCACTGGCGCGGATATCTGTTGCTGCTTAGCCCCATATTGGTGTTTGTGGTGTTGGTCAGTCAGGGGGAGGATTTCGTCCACCACTATCCCTTTTATCGCAGCGCCGGGCGCAGTTGGTTGGATCTGCTGCTGTGGGAGCTACTTTACCTGAGCCAGTTTGTATTTCTGGAATTCTTCTTCCGCGGCTTTATGCTCAATGCCTTGCGGCCTGCACTGGGTGCCAATGCCATTTGGGTGATGTGTGTGCCCTACATGATGATTCATTTTCCCAAGCTCTGGTTGGAAGCCACCGGCGCGATATTATTTGGTCTGTTCCTCGGCATACTGGCGCTAAAATCCCGTTCCATCTGGGGAGGTGTTTTGGTGCACGCGGGTGTTGCCTTGAGTATGGATGTGGCAGCCCTGCTGAAAAAAGGTCAGGTTCCTGGATCATTTTTTCCTTTCTAG
- a CDS encoding nucleoside deaminase yields MSDTQKAWLERCIELAKTQADSGQGGPFAALVVKNGEIIAEGCNQVTSTNDPSAHAEVVAIRNACQRLGSFQLDDCEIYTSCEPCPMCLGAIFWARPKAVYFAATRMQAAAAGFDDEFIYEQITLEGGARRIPFLHRPLESANHPFEHWNHCSNKQDY; encoded by the coding sequence ATGAGTGATACACAAAAGGCGTGGCTGGAGCGGTGCATTGAACTGGCCAAGACCCAAGCCGATAGTGGGCAAGGCGGCCCCTTTGCTGCGCTGGTGGTAAAAAACGGAGAGATCATTGCCGAGGGCTGCAACCAGGTGACCAGTACCAACGACCCCAGCGCCCACGCCGAGGTAGTTGCTATTCGCAATGCTTGCCAAAGGCTGGGAAGTTTTCAGTTGGATGACTGCGAGATCTACACCAGTTGCGAACCCTGCCCCATGTGTTTGGGGGCGATATTCTGGGCCAGACCCAAAGCAGTTTACTTTGCCGCAACCCGCATGCAGGCGGCGGCGGCCGGGTTTGACGATGAGTTTATTTACGAGCAGATCACGCTGGAAGGGGGAGCACGGCGGATTCCCTTTTTACACCGCCCTTTGGAGAGCGCCAACCATCCCTTTGAGCACTGGAATCACTGCAGTAATAAGCAGGATTACTAG
- the uvrD gene encoding DNA helicase II: protein MDVSLLLDNLNDAQRAAVSAPAANQLILAGAGSGKTRVLVHRIAWLIQVERVSPYSIMAVTFTNKAAREMRSRLDELFHNSLPTGSGQHVNSRAMWVGTFHGLAHRLLKAHWQDANLPQNFQILDSDDQLRLIKRVYQALNLDENKWPHKQAQWYINEQKDEGRRPQHIQEAGDPFVRTMLQIYRAYEDDCQRGGMVDFAEILLRAHELWLHKPHILEHYRQRFPFILVDEFQDTNSVQYAWLRVLAGKTSCVTAVGDDDQSIYGWRGAKIENIQRFSQDFSGTEIYRLEQNYRSTGNILQAANAVIKHNAGRLGKELWTDGDKGEAISLYAAYNEQDEARFIVERIQSWLKQGNKRDSVAILYRSNAQSRVLEEALLREAIPYRIYGGLRFYDRLEIKNAIAYMRLISNRHDDAAFERVINTPTRGIGGKTVDDIRLFARDQGCSLWAATEQMLAHKVFAARAGNAVQTFLNLIIKLAQDSFAFDDHGEAPALDEIARMVIEDTGLLLFHQNEKGEKGQARGENLQELITACRAFDAEENDDAISPLQQFLDTAALDAGETQADEFEEAIQLMTLHSAKGLEFPLVFLAGVEEGLFPHKMSADDPDRLEEERRLCYVGITRAMQKLFISYAETRRLYGNETFNAVSRFVREIPPACIEEVRLKTAVTRPVSFQRAATKSSARESLSDSGDDTGFKLGQRVTHAIFGEGTILQFEGKGPNAVVQVKFEKIGTKRLVMQYAKLQGL, encoded by the coding sequence ATGGATGTCTCCCTGCTACTCGATAACCTCAATGACGCCCAGCGCGCGGCAGTGTCTGCACCGGCGGCTAACCAACTGATCCTCGCTGGCGCCGGCAGCGGCAAAACGCGTGTGTTGGTACACCGTATTGCCTGGTTAATTCAGGTGGAACGGGTTTCGCCTTATTCAATTATGGCGGTGACATTCACCAACAAGGCCGCGCGCGAAATGCGCAGTCGCCTGGATGAACTTTTTCACAACTCGCTACCTACTGGCAGCGGCCAGCACGTCAATAGTCGCGCCATGTGGGTAGGTACTTTCCACGGCCTGGCTCATCGCCTGTTAAAGGCCCATTGGCAAGATGCGAACTTGCCGCAAAATTTCCAGATTCTCGACAGCGACGATCAATTGCGTTTAATCAAGCGCGTGTATCAGGCGCTCAATCTGGATGAAAATAAATGGCCGCACAAACAGGCACAGTGGTATATCAACGAACAAAAAGATGAAGGCCGTCGCCCGCAGCATATTCAGGAAGCCGGCGATCCGTTTGTGCGCACAATGTTGCAAATTTATCGCGCTTACGAAGACGATTGCCAGCGCGGTGGTATGGTGGACTTCGCGGAAATTTTGTTGCGCGCGCACGAATTGTGGCTGCATAAACCGCACATCCTTGAGCATTATCGCCAGCGCTTTCCGTTTATTTTGGTAGATGAATTTCAGGATACCAATAGCGTTCAATACGCTTGGCTGCGCGTGCTCGCGGGTAAGACCAGTTGTGTAACGGCAGTAGGCGACGACGATCAATCCATTTACGGTTGGCGCGGTGCAAAAATTGAAAACATCCAGCGCTTTTCGCAAGATTTTTCCGGCACCGAGATTTATCGCCTCGAGCAAAACTACCGTTCTACCGGAAATATTTTGCAAGCCGCTAACGCGGTGATCAAACATAATGCCGGCCGCTTGGGTAAAGAACTGTGGACTGACGGCGATAAGGGTGAAGCCATTTCGCTTTACGCCGCCTACAACGAACAAGATGAAGCGCGCTTTATTGTGGAGCGCATTCAAAGCTGGTTAAAGCAGGGCAACAAGCGCGATTCAGTGGCGATTCTGTATCGTTCCAACGCCCAGTCGCGGGTGCTGGAAGAAGCTTTATTGCGCGAGGCCATTCCCTATCGCATCTACGGCGGTTTGCGTTTTTATGATCGCCTTGAAATTAAAAATGCCATCGCCTACATGCGCCTCATTAGTAATCGCCATGACGATGCCGCATTTGAGCGTGTTATCAATACTCCCACGCGCGGCATTGGCGGAAAAACCGTCGACGATATTCGGTTATTTGCGCGTGATCAGGGCTGCTCGCTCTGGGCTGCTACCGAGCAAATGCTCGCGCACAAAGTCTTTGCCGCGCGTGCCGGCAACGCAGTGCAAACCTTTCTAAATTTAATTATTAAACTCGCGCAGGATTCCTTTGCATTTGATGATCATGGCGAAGCGCCTGCGCTCGATGAAATTGCGCGCATGGTGATTGAAGATACCGGCCTGTTGCTATTTCATCAAAACGAAAAAGGTGAGAAAGGTCAGGCGCGCGGTGAAAACTTGCAGGAATTAATTACCGCGTGTCGCGCATTCGATGCGGAAGAAAATGATGACGCTATTTCGCCACTGCAACAATTTTTAGATACCGCGGCACTCGATGCTGGTGAAACCCAGGCGGATGAATTTGAAGAGGCAATTCAGCTGATGACATTGCACTCAGCCAAAGGTCTGGAATTTCCGCTGGTATTTCTCGCCGGTGTGGAAGAGGGCTTATTCCCGCACAAAATGTCTGCCGATGACCCGGATCGCTTGGAAGAAGAGCGCCGTCTCTGCTATGTGGGCATCACCCGCGCCATGCAAAAATTATTTATCAGCTACGCCGAAACTCGTCGCTTGTACGGCAATGAAACCTTCAATGCGGTATCGCGTTTCGTCCGGGAAATTCCACCGGCGTGCATTGAAGAAGTCCGCCTGAAAACGGCGGTCACCCGCCCGGTCAGTTTCCAGCGCGCAGCGACCAAATCCTCAGCGCGCGAAAGCCTGAGTGATAGTGGCGATGACACCGGCTTCAAGCTCGGTCAACGCGTCACCCACGCCATCTTCGGCGAAGGCACCATCCTGCAATTCGAAGGCAAAGGCCCCAACGCCGTAGTGCAAGTAAAATTCGAAAAAATCGGCACCAAACGTTTGGTGATGCAATATGCGAAGTTGCAGGGGTTGTGA
- a CDS encoding TRAP transporter substrate-binding protein, producing MNNKSINWYPLVIVVLIVAFAATFAALVLEKSKPKHAPTSVAASEQNSSAVSAQTYHWKMVTSWPKNTPGLGVGAENLARVINEMSGGRLQIHVYGANELVPAMGVFDAVSAGSVEMGHSGSYFWRGKVPAAQFFTSVPFGMNAQELYGWINYGGGLELWRELYAPFNLIPFPAGNTGVQMAGWFNREINSVEDIRGLKMRIPGLAGEVFNLAGGTSVNIPGGELYTALQTGVIDAAEWVGPENDLAFGFQQIAKYYYYPGWHEPGPSMELIINKTAFESLPKDLQAIVTYAARAMSQDMFDSYTAHNSRALKELVENQGVQIRKLPDEVLKHFYQISQQVYAEQAAKDPQFKKVYESYKTFMNDSGAYQKISEQTYYEVREQQRVAK from the coding sequence ATGAACAATAAATCCATTAATTGGTACCCGCTTGTTATCGTTGTATTGATTGTTGCGTTTGCGGCAACGTTTGCGGCGCTGGTGTTGGAAAAATCCAAACCAAAACATGCACCAACATCGGTAGCGGCGAGTGAGCAAAACTCATCGGCGGTTTCTGCACAAACTTATCATTGGAAAATGGTAACTTCCTGGCCGAAAAATACGCCCGGGTTGGGCGTGGGTGCAGAAAACCTGGCGCGCGTGATTAACGAAATGTCGGGCGGGCGATTGCAAATTCATGTGTATGGTGCCAACGAATTGGTGCCGGCCATGGGCGTGTTTGATGCGGTGTCTGCTGGCAGTGTGGAGATGGGGCATTCGGGCAGTTATTTCTGGCGTGGCAAAGTACCAGCGGCACAATTTTTTACTTCAGTGCCTTTTGGAATGAATGCGCAGGAACTGTATGGCTGGATTAATTACGGTGGCGGTTTGGAGTTGTGGCGTGAACTTTATGCCCCCTTTAATTTAATTCCCTTCCCTGCGGGTAACACCGGTGTGCAAATGGCCGGCTGGTTTAATCGCGAAATTAATTCGGTGGAAGATATCCGTGGTTTGAAAATGCGTATTCCCGGTTTGGCTGGTGAAGTATTTAATTTGGCTGGGGGAACTTCAGTCAATATTCCTGGGGGTGAACTTTACACCGCATTGCAAACCGGCGTTATCGATGCGGCGGAATGGGTCGGGCCTGAAAATGATTTGGCTTTTGGTTTTCAACAGATCGCGAAATATTATTACTACCCGGGTTGGCATGAACCGGGCCCATCCATGGAATTAATTATTAATAAGACTGCGTTTGAAAGTCTGCCTAAAGATTTGCAAGCGATTGTGACTTATGCAGCGCGCGCGATGAGTCAGGATATGTTTGACAGCTATACCGCACACAATAGTCGCGCATTGAAAGAGTTGGTGGAAAATCAGGGGGTGCAAATTCGCAAGTTGCCAGATGAAGTGCTCAAACATTTTTACCAGATTTCGCAACAGGTTTACGCTGAGCAGGCTGCGAAAGATCCGCAATTCAAAAAAGTTTATGAGTCCTATAAAACATTTATGAATGATTCAGGGGCTTACCAGAAAATATCGGAACAGACCTACTATGAGGTGCGTGAACAGCAGCGGGTCGCCAAATAG
- the gmk gene encoding guanylate kinase, with the protein MANLGTLYTVSAPSGAGKTSLVSALVKSNPEVCVSVSHTTRPMRPGEVDGVNYHFVDHATFESMLEQGAFLEHARVFSNLYGTSQQWVVDTLRQGIDVILEIDWQGAQQVRKLMPDTVSLFILPPSLACLRQRLTGRGQDNEAVIEARMSEAISEMSHYVEADYLIINDDFTVALAQFQALITSQHIRLARQAERYNELLKSLLA; encoded by the coding sequence ATGGCTAATCTCGGCACCCTTTACACAGTTTCAGCGCCCTCGGGGGCAGGCAAAACCAGTCTGGTCAGCGCGTTGGTGAAATCCAATCCGGAAGTTTGTGTCTCTGTCTCTCACACCACGCGCCCCATGCGCCCTGGCGAGGTTGATGGGGTGAATTACCATTTTGTCGATCATGCAACCTTTGAATCAATGCTGGAGCAAGGTGCATTCCTCGAGCATGCGCGCGTGTTTAGTAATCTCTACGGCACCTCGCAGCAGTGGGTAGTAGACACACTCAGGCAGGGTATAGATGTGATTTTGGAGATCGATTGGCAGGGAGCACAGCAGGTACGCAAGTTGATGCCTGATACCGTCAGTCTGTTTATCCTGCCGCCTTCACTGGCCTGCTTGCGCCAGCGATTGACGGGGCGTGGTCAGGACAACGAAGCGGTTATTGAAGCGCGTATGAGCGAGGCGATCAGTGAGATGTCTCACTATGTGGAAGCGGATTACCTGATCATTAACGACGATTTCACCGTCGCGTTAGCCCAGTTTCAGGCGCTGATTACCAGTCAGCATATCCGCTTGGCGCGCCAGGCAGAGCGTTACAATGAGCTGTTAAAAAGTTTATTGGCTTGA
- the rpoZ gene encoding DNA-directed RNA polymerase subunit omega, with the protein MARITVEDCLDHVDNRFELVMVGSKRARQLAIGGKEPFVAPENDKPTVIALREIEEGFIDASILLEKDTLPQPKPERTYDNEI; encoded by the coding sequence ATGGCACGTATTACTGTTGAAGATTGTCTGGATCACGTTGATAACCGTTTTGAGCTGGTGATGGTTGGCAGCAAGCGCGCCCGTCAATTGGCTATCGGCGGCAAGGAACCCTTCGTTGCTCCTGAAAACGACAAGCCAACCGTTATCGCACTGCGCGAGATCGAAGAAGGCTTTATCGATGCGAGCATCCTGCTGGAGAAAGATACTCTGCCCCAGCCCAAGCCTGAGCGTACCTACGACAACGAGATTTAA
- the spoT gene encoding bifunctional GTP diphosphokinase/guanosine-3',5'-bis pyrophosphate 3'-pyrophosphohydrolase, translating to MQTIEALSHRLSSYLEPSQISLVKRAYFYAEQAHDGQKRRSGEAYITHPLAVADILASMHMDHQSLMAAMLHDVIEDTGISKKAIAGQFGDSVADLVDGVSKLTQIEFESHAEKQAENFQKMALAMANDLRVILVKLADRLHNMRTLGAMPPDKKRRIAKETLEIYAPIAHRLGMNDVRLELEDRSFYCMYPLRATRLQAALKTARGNRKELVEQIQASFEKRLLKENITSIVIGREKHLFSIYEKMRQKKKFFKEIMDVYAFRIIVDSVDTCYRVLGVVHNLYKPVAGEFKDYIAIPKTNGYQSLHTVLVGMHGVPIEVQIRTKEMDEMANSGIAAHFLYKSNSDATINASHSRARQWVQGLLEMQKNAGNSLEFIENVKIDLFPDEVYVFTPKGKIVELPTGSTPVDFAYAVHTDIGNTCVACRINERMAPLSQPLLSGQKVAIITAQGAQPNPNWLNFVVSAKARSAIRHYLKHQRHHQSVTLGKRMLNRALAEIHMDLDHLSEEQQHKILHGVQVDSMEKLFEEIGLGNKVVYSIVKLLQPDAEAKTRPGTLSSAITIDSAEGMMISFARCCRPIPGDPIIGHVSSGKGLVIHQDTCRNIAEIRNYPDKISQVNWAATVSGEFLVDVRVEVESDRGIIATLATRITEQGASIEHINVHERDAHNSVIHLCIGVHNRIHLANIMRRIRNLSFVIRVNRSKN from the coding sequence GTGCAAACCATCGAGGCCCTTAGCCATCGACTATCGTCTTACCTCGAACCTTCCCAAATCAGTTTGGTGAAGCGCGCCTACTTCTACGCCGAACAAGCCCACGACGGCCAAAAACGCCGCAGCGGCGAAGCCTATATCACCCATCCCCTTGCCGTGGCCGACATCCTCGCCAGCATGCATATGGACCATCAAAGCCTGATGGCAGCCATGTTGCACGATGTGATTGAAGATACCGGTATCAGTAAAAAAGCCATTGCCGGCCAGTTTGGCGATTCAGTGGCGGATCTGGTGGATGGTGTTTCCAAGCTCACTCAGATTGAATTTGAGTCCCACGCCGAGAAACAGGCCGAGAACTTCCAAAAAATGGCGTTGGCGATGGCCAATGACCTGCGCGTAATTCTGGTTAAGCTCGCCGACCGATTGCACAATATGCGTACCCTGGGCGCTATGCCGCCGGATAAAAAGCGTCGCATCGCCAAGGAAACGCTGGAAATCTATGCCCCAATTGCACACCGGTTGGGAATGAACGATGTGCGCCTTGAGCTGGAAGATCGCAGTTTTTATTGCATGTACCCACTGCGTGCTACGCGTTTGCAGGCTGCGCTAAAAACAGCACGCGGCAATCGCAAAGAGCTGGTGGAGCAAATTCAGGCCTCGTTTGAAAAGCGGCTGCTCAAGGAAAATATCACATCGATTGTGATTGGACGGGAAAAGCATCTGTTCAGCATCTACGAGAAGATGCGGCAGAAGAAAAAATTCTTCAAAGAAATTATGGATGTCTATGCCTTCCGCATTATTGTGGACAGTGTAGACACCTGCTACCGCGTGCTGGGTGTGGTGCACAACCTGTACAAACCGGTTGCGGGCGAATTTAAAGACTACATCGCTATTCCCAAAACCAACGGCTATCAATCACTGCACACGGTGTTGGTGGGCATGCACGGGGTGCCGATTGAAGTGCAGATCCGCACCAAAGAAATGGATGAAATGGCCAATAGTGGTATTGCGGCCCATTTCCTGTACAAATCCAATAGCGACGCCACGATCAACGCTAGCCACAGCCGCGCGCGCCAATGGGTGCAAGGGTTGCTGGAGATGCAGAAAAACGCTGGCAACTCGCTCGAGTTCATTGAAAACGTAAAAATCGATCTCTTTCCCGATGAGGTTTATGTCTTCACGCCCAAGGGAAAAATTGTAGAGTTGCCGACCGGTTCGACGCCGGTGGATTTCGCTTATGCGGTTCATACGGATATTGGCAACACCTGCGTGGCATGCCGGATTAATGAGCGCATGGCGCCTTTGTCGCAGCCGCTGTTAAGTGGTCAGAAAGTCGCAATTATTACGGCTCAAGGCGCGCAGCCCAATCCCAACTGGCTCAATTTTGTCGTTTCCGCCAAGGCACGTTCGGCGATCCGTCACTACCTTAAACACCAGCGTCATCACCAGTCAGTTACACTCGGCAAACGCATGCTCAATCGCGCGCTGGCGGAGATTCATATGGATCTCGACCATTTGAGCGAAGAGCAGCAACACAAAATCCTGCACGGTGTGCAGGTGGATTCAATGGAGAAATTGTTCGAGGAAATCGGCTTGGGCAACAAGGTTGTCTACTCAATCGTGAAATTGCTACAGCCAGATGCCGAAGCCAAAACTCGCCCCGGAACCTTGAGCTCAGCAATCACCATCGACTCCGCCGAAGGTATGATGATTAGCTTCGCGCGTTGTTGTCGCCCTATTCCCGGCGACCCAATTATCGGCCACGTAAGTTCCGGCAAGGGCTTGGTGATTCATCAGGATACCTGCCGCAATATTGCGGAAATCCGCAACTACCCCGACAAAATCAGCCAGGTAAATTGGGCGGCGACCGTGAGTGGGGAATTCCTGGTGGATGTGCGCGTGGAGGTGGAAAGTGATCGCGGCATTATCGCCACCCTCGCCACCCGTATTACCGAGCAGGGCGCAAGTATCGAGCATATCAATGTTCATGAACGCGATGCACACAACAGTGTGATTCATCTTTGCATCGGCGTACACAACCGTATTCATCTCGCCAATATCATGCGTCGTATCCGCAATTTGAGTTTTGTGATTCGCGTGAATCGCTCTAAAAACTAA
- a CDS encoding RidA family protein, with product MTNKAIIHSDNAPAAIGTYSQAVKVNNTVYLSGQIPLDPKTMQLVEGDFAVQAHQVFKNLQAVCEAAGGSLKDVVKLNIYLTDLANFPTVNEVMGQYFQQPYPARAALGISQLPRNSLIEADGVMVI from the coding sequence ATGACCAATAAAGCCATTATTCATAGCGATAACGCCCCCGCCGCCATAGGTACTTACTCACAAGCGGTAAAGGTCAACAACACTGTGTATTTGTCCGGGCAAATTCCGTTGGACCCAAAAACCATGCAATTGGTGGAAGGTGATTTTGCGGTGCAAGCGCACCAAGTATTTAAGAACTTGCAAGCGGTGTGCGAAGCAGCTGGCGGCAGCTTGAAAGATGTGGTGAAGCTGAATATTTATTTGACCGATCTGGCCAATTTCCCCACCGTAAACGAAGTGATGGGCCAATACTTTCAGCAACCTTATCCGGCGCGCGCCGCGTTGGGCATCAGTCAATTGCCACGCAATTCGCTAATTGAAGCGGATGGGGTGATGGTGATCTAA